In Streptomyces nodosus, one DNA window encodes the following:
- a CDS encoding ATP-binding protein, producing MVDFVGRRQELATLERELRKVTAGVGGERPGRCVMLRGRRRVGKSRLVERFAECSGAPFLFFAATGASSRDDLTRLARDAQVSTLPLAGLVAAARPESWDAAFDVLAAALPADRASVLVIDEVPYLMDSDGAFEGMLQRAWDRVLKTKPVLLVLIGSDLSMMEALNSYGRPFHQRGREMVLGPLNPAEVGQMLGLDPAEAFDAALVTGGLPLICAEWPHGAGLWDFLGEALSDPVSALLVSAERSLAAEFPPQAQARKVLAAIGSGERTFTNIARAADGIGATPLQRALELLRNKRIVAGELPVSLRPSKDRRYWVTDPYLRFWLHLLGPSMEEIERGRGDLTLARIRENWTSWRGRAIEPLVREALARILPDDRLPAAPAVGGYWTRTNDVEIDIVGADRAPIAKELLFLGSIKWLEHSPFDRHDLAALHRHRAALTVDPVPVVAVSRSGVDCPGLDATYGPGDLLTAWPL from the coding sequence GTGGTGGATTTCGTAGGCCGTCGGCAGGAGCTGGCGACGCTGGAGCGGGAGCTTCGGAAGGTGACGGCAGGGGTTGGCGGGGAGCGGCCCGGTCGGTGCGTGATGTTGCGCGGGCGGCGCCGGGTGGGTAAGTCGCGGCTGGTCGAGCGGTTCGCGGAGTGCTCCGGGGCCCCCTTCTTGTTCTTCGCGGCGACTGGTGCGTCCTCCAGGGATGATCTGACACGGCTGGCCCGGGACGCCCAGGTGTCGACGCTGCCGTTGGCGGGGCTGGTGGCTGCCGCGCGGCCGGAGAGCTGGGACGCCGCGTTCGACGTGCTGGCTGCGGCGCTGCCGGCCGACCGGGCGAGCGTGCTGGTCATCGACGAAGTGCCGTACCTGATGGACAGCGACGGCGCCTTTGAGGGGATGCTGCAACGGGCGTGGGATCGGGTGCTGAAGACCAAGCCGGTGCTGCTGGTCCTCATCGGCTCCGATCTGTCGATGATGGAGGCACTGAACAGCTACGGACGCCCCTTCCACCAGCGCGGCCGGGAGATGGTGCTGGGACCGCTCAACCCCGCCGAGGTGGGACAGATGCTCGGGCTGGATCCGGCGGAAGCCTTCGACGCTGCACTGGTCACCGGCGGGCTACCGCTGATCTGCGCGGAGTGGCCGCACGGCGCAGGGCTGTGGGACTTCCTCGGCGAGGCGCTGAGCGATCCGGTCTCGGCCCTGCTGGTGTCGGCCGAGCGCTCGCTGGCTGCCGAGTTTCCCCCGCAGGCCCAGGCACGTAAGGTGCTGGCGGCCATCGGGAGCGGCGAGCGGACCTTCACCAATATCGCCCGCGCGGCCGACGGGATCGGTGCCACGCCGCTGCAGCGAGCTCTGGAGCTGCTGAGGAACAAACGGATCGTCGCCGGCGAGCTGCCTGTCTCACTGCGCCCGTCGAAGGATCGCCGCTACTGGGTGACAGATCCCTACCTGCGGTTCTGGCTGCATCTGCTCGGCCCGTCCATGGAGGAGATCGAGCGAGGGCGAGGCGATCTGACGTTGGCGCGCATCCGGGAGAACTGGACCAGCTGGCGGGGCCGGGCCATCGAGCCTCTGGTCCGTGAGGCCCTGGCGCGGATACTGCCCGACGACCGGCTTCCCGCAGCCCCCGCAGTGGGCGGCTACTGGACCCGCACCAACGACGTCGAGATCGACATCGTCGGCGCGGACCGCGCTCCCATCGCCAAGGAGCTGCTCTTTCTCGGCTCCATCAAGTGGCTGGAGCATTCACCCTTCGACCGGCACGACCTGGCAGCTCTCCATCGACACCGGGCCGCCCTCACTGTCGACCCGGTTCCCGTTGTGGCGGTCTCGCGCAGCGGAGTCGACTGTCCGGGGCTTGACGCCACCTATGGCCCCGGCGATTTGCTGACCGCCTGGCCGCTTTGA
- a CDS encoding SpoIIE family protein phosphatase, producing the protein MTRHRSDEDTELAELGFAQSPCTVALFDTDLRVVRANAEMQRAVALPEDRMRGLRLTEILVHAAGEETEQAMRKVLETGERRQVENRLRFPGEPGEPARSVTLAPLRDRTGRVCGVCLTAHDTTEHDRARERLLLINEAGSRIGSTLDITRTAQELVDTAVPRFADYAAVDLLTFIDHGDEPPPGPLTGSVTMRRAAAGYAAGEVWAGSLQPGDLADYPASSPAAQPLATGLTGVYETTDAAIDGWAVHDPARAARIRLSGAHSVLMVPLRARGVTLGVVRFARSGRPEPFEQDDVLLAEEITSRAAVCVDNARRYTRERVTAETLQRTLLPLRLPDQTALEVASRYLPAAGRVGVGGDWFDVIPLSGARVAMVVGDVVGHGVQAAATMGRLRTAIRALADIDLPPDELLTHLDDLVIRTSAEVDGAAGTDAVADAAAEAAGGLGATCLYAVYDPVSLRCSLARAGHPPPARVGPDGTADFLDLPAGLPLGLGGLPFEATEIDLPEGSLLALYTKGLIETRDPDLDEGLTRLRQALGRPAPSLDAVCDAVLTATGPDRGRSDRPGADIALLVARTRAIGASDVVTWSLPSDPEVVAQARTRTTDQLAAWGLDQAVFTSELVVSELVTNAIRYGQPPVQLRLIHDRDLICEVSDAGSSSPHLRRARVYDEGGRGLMLVAQLTQQWGTRHTPQGKTIWADISLGPA; encoded by the coding sequence ATGACGCGACACCGCTCCGACGAGGACACCGAGCTGGCGGAACTGGGGTTCGCCCAGTCTCCCTGCACCGTGGCGCTCTTCGACACCGATCTGCGGGTGGTACGCGCCAACGCCGAGATGCAGCGCGCGGTCGCCCTCCCCGAGGACCGGATGCGCGGACTGCGGCTCACCGAGATCCTGGTGCACGCCGCCGGTGAGGAGACCGAGCAGGCCATGCGCAAGGTGCTGGAGACCGGTGAACGGCGGCAGGTGGAGAACCGCCTGCGGTTCCCGGGCGAGCCCGGTGAACCCGCCCGGTCGGTCACCCTCGCCCCGCTGAGGGACCGGACCGGCCGGGTGTGCGGCGTCTGCCTCACCGCTCACGACACCACCGAGCACGACCGGGCCCGGGAACGGCTCCTTCTGATCAACGAGGCCGGAAGCCGCATCGGCAGCACCCTGGACATCACACGCACTGCTCAGGAGCTGGTCGACACGGCCGTCCCCCGGTTCGCCGACTACGCGGCCGTCGATCTGCTCACCTTCATCGACCACGGCGACGAACCGCCCCCCGGCCCGCTGACCGGCTCGGTCACCATGCGGAGAGCGGCAGCGGGGTATGCCGCCGGCGAGGTCTGGGCGGGCAGTCTCCAGCCGGGTGACCTGGCCGACTATCCGGCCTCCTCACCGGCGGCCCAGCCGCTGGCGACCGGCCTGACGGGGGTGTACGAGACGACCGACGCCGCCATCGACGGATGGGCGGTCCACGACCCCGCCCGGGCGGCCCGGATCCGCCTGTCCGGAGCCCATTCGGTGCTGATGGTGCCGCTGCGCGCCCGGGGCGTCACTCTCGGTGTGGTCCGGTTCGCCCGCAGCGGCCGCCCGGAGCCGTTCGAACAGGATGACGTCCTGCTGGCCGAGGAGATCACCTCCCGGGCAGCCGTCTGCGTCGACAACGCCCGCCGCTACACCCGCGAGCGGGTCACCGCGGAGACCCTGCAACGCACCCTGCTGCCGCTGAGACTGCCCGACCAGACCGCGCTCGAGGTCGCCTCCCGGTATCTGCCCGCCGCGGGCCGCGTCGGTGTGGGCGGCGACTGGTTCGATGTGATCCCGCTCTCCGGCGCGCGCGTGGCCATGGTCGTCGGCGATGTCGTGGGGCACGGCGTGCAGGCCGCGGCGACCATGGGCCGACTGCGGACGGCCATACGCGCCCTGGCCGATATCGACCTGCCGCCCGACGAGCTGCTCACCCACCTCGACGACCTGGTCATCCGCACCTCCGCCGAAGTCGACGGCGCCGCGGGCACCGACGCCGTCGCGGACGCCGCCGCCGAGGCCGCCGGGGGACTCGGCGCCACCTGCCTCTACGCGGTCTACGACCCCGTCTCTCTCCGCTGCTCCCTCGCCCGGGCCGGCCACCCGCCGCCCGCCAGGGTGGGGCCGGACGGCACCGCCGACTTCCTCGACCTCCCGGCCGGCCTTCCCCTGGGCCTGGGCGGCCTGCCCTTCGAGGCCACCGAGATCGACCTTCCCGAGGGCAGCCTTCTCGCCCTGTACACCAAGGGCCTGATCGAAACCCGCGACCCCGACCTCGACGAAGGGCTCACCAGGCTGCGCCAGGCACTCGGCCGGCCCGCGCCGTCCCTGGACGCCGTCTGCGACGCCGTGCTCACGGCAACCGGTCCCGACCGAGGCCGCTCCGACCGACCCGGCGCGGACATCGCCCTGCTCGTGGCCCGCACCCGCGCCATCGGTGCGTCCGATGTCGTCACCTGGAGCCTTCCCTCCGACCCCGAGGTCGTCGCCCAGGCCCGCACCCGCACCACCGACCAACTGGCGGCCTGGGGACTGGACCAGGCCGTCTTCACCTCCGAGCTGGTGGTCAGCGAACTGGTCACCAACGCCATCCGCTACGGCCAACCGCCCGTGCAGCTACGCCTCATCCACGACCGCGACCTCATCTGCGAGGTCTCCGACGCCGGAAGCTCCTCCCCGCATCTGCGCCGCGCCCGGGTCTACGACGAGGGCGGGCGCGGCCTGATGCTCGTCGCCCAGCTCACCCAGCAGTGGGGCACCCGCCACACCCCGCAGGGCAAGACCATCTGGGCAGACATCTCCCTTGGACCGGCCTGA
- a CDS encoding PEP/pyruvate-binding domain-containing protein: MRSGLVTWLDKAEPDAVTAAAGPKTGCLAELGRAGFSVPRGFAVTTAAYALHVGTSGLDALADRVLADVRDPCRQEALEAASARIRGAFEEVDVVEPVASAVVECYAELCERSSHPRLPVAVRSSAAGEDSGSTSFAGVFDTYLGVSGSGRVVEAVRSCWASLFTGRAIRYRLERGLSHRETPMGVAVVELVNARSSGVAFSVHPVTGRRDRMVIEANWGWGEAVVRGLVTPDCVEVDKDDRRVLRHEVAAKEFLSAYDGRAGRVVEVPMPERLRDRAVLDGEEIGCVVDAVLQIERHYGHPVDVEWVIDRDRGPGGRVTVVQARPITVQPRGGAVAAWDPVAYAAKYAFGGGAGR, translated from the coding sequence TTGAGGAGCGGCCTGGTCACCTGGCTGGACAAGGCGGAGCCCGACGCGGTGACGGCCGCCGCCGGGCCGAAGACGGGCTGTCTGGCCGAACTCGGCCGCGCCGGGTTCAGCGTGCCGCGAGGCTTCGCCGTCACCACCGCCGCCTACGCGTTGCATGTCGGTACGTCGGGCCTGGACGCGCTGGCCGACCGCGTGCTGGCCGACGTCCGTGATCCGTGTCGGCAGGAGGCGTTGGAGGCCGCTTCGGCCCGGATCCGGGGGGCCTTCGAGGAGGTCGACGTCGTCGAGCCGGTCGCCTCGGCGGTCGTCGAGTGCTACGCCGAACTGTGCGAGCGGTCCTCGCACCCGCGGCTGCCGGTCGCGGTCCGCTCGTCGGCGGCGGGTGAGGACTCCGGCAGCACGAGCTTCGCCGGCGTCTTCGACACCTACCTCGGGGTGTCGGGGTCCGGACGGGTTGTGGAGGCGGTGCGTTCCTGCTGGGCGAGCCTGTTCACCGGGCGGGCGATCCGCTACCGGCTCGAGCGCGGCCTCAGCCATCGCGAGACCCCGATGGGCGTCGCCGTCGTCGAGTTGGTGAACGCGCGCTCGTCCGGAGTCGCCTTCTCGGTGCACCCGGTCACCGGCAGGCGCGACCGGATGGTGATCGAAGCCAACTGGGGGTGGGGCGAAGCCGTCGTCCGGGGGCTGGTGACGCCCGACTGCGTCGAGGTGGACAAGGACGACCGCCGCGTCCTGCGCCACGAGGTCGCGGCCAAGGAGTTCCTCTCGGCCTACGACGGCCGCGCCGGTCGTGTCGTCGAGGTGCCCATGCCCGAGCGGCTGCGGGATCGGGCCGTGCTCGACGGGGAGGAGATCGGGTGCGTCGTGGACGCCGTACTCCAGATCGAACGGCACTACGGCCACCCCGTCGATGTCGAATGGGTGATCGACAGGGATCGGGGGCCCGGCGGACGGGTCACCGTCGTCCAGGCGCGGCCGATCACCGTCCAGCCGCGGGGCGGGGCCGTCGCCGCCTGGGATCCGGTCGCCTATGCGGCCAAGTACGCCTTCGGCGGAGGGGCCGGCCGATGA
- a CDS encoding PEP-utilizing enzyme, which translates to MSLVIPVDEYATDEWYPGFTPAFGHAPFVVEPFRTFSEQDEKRFWFLDFHCPRGLTPLGTTWLEDCYSWGTQLTAEQMPLPHSRGITQRMAGTHVYAAAIPVESRYEIEARSVRMERRLPGFLQGFQALWNRRVAEIDAGWRYFQGIDVERSSLSELGAMLAEARRYAQRAFEIHFEMMYPLLANHLGFTGMCTELGLDPHEVGTFLQGHDTKIMETDRELGRLAAAARDAGLGPLFAATEPERLAGTLAAEGGAATAWTSRLRDFLDVYGHRIEGVCDVALPSWIEDPAPVLGMVRTLLLKDTDHDFEAALRQAQIERDTAIDAARSRLTRREQEAFDAGLASVQAANFLRWQDDHSHYIDLRVSLPMRRAALGIAEKAGADRPDDTLFLFWPELDAVASGERAYGEFRSIVEVRRQYFAHWHERRASMPKVLGTVPEAVEDPILTEIFGLDEHFLRVVTATARAGDGTTLTGVPAAKGRATGVARVLSDAGDLHRLRPGEVLVCESTSPHWTPAFAAIAACVCDSGGMLSHAAIVGREYGVPTVTACGLATVLVEDGDRVEVDGGRGTVTVVRVGAPAGGSGS; encoded by the coding sequence ATGAGCCTGGTCATTCCGGTCGACGAGTACGCCACCGACGAGTGGTACCCGGGGTTCACACCCGCCTTCGGGCACGCGCCGTTCGTCGTCGAGCCGTTCCGGACGTTCTCCGAACAGGACGAGAAGCGCTTCTGGTTCCTCGACTTCCACTGCCCGCGCGGGCTCACCCCGTTGGGCACGACCTGGCTGGAAGACTGCTACTCGTGGGGCACGCAACTCACCGCCGAGCAGATGCCGCTGCCGCACAGCCGCGGCATCACTCAGCGGATGGCCGGCACCCATGTCTACGCCGCGGCGATTCCGGTCGAGAGCCGGTACGAGATCGAGGCGCGGTCCGTACGGATGGAGCGCCGCCTGCCGGGATTCCTCCAGGGCTTCCAGGCTCTGTGGAACCGGCGGGTGGCCGAGATCGACGCGGGCTGGCGGTATTTCCAAGGCATCGACGTCGAGCGGTCCTCGCTGAGCGAGCTGGGCGCCATGCTCGCCGAGGCACGCCGCTACGCCCAGCGGGCGTTCGAGATCCACTTCGAGATGATGTACCCGCTGCTGGCCAACCACCTCGGCTTCACCGGGATGTGCACGGAGCTGGGGCTGGACCCCCATGAGGTCGGCACGTTCCTCCAGGGCCACGACACCAAGATCATGGAGACCGATCGCGAGCTCGGCAGGCTCGCCGCGGCGGCCCGTGACGCGGGGCTGGGGCCGCTCTTCGCCGCCACCGAGCCGGAGCGGCTGGCGGGCACGCTGGCCGCTGAGGGCGGTGCGGCGACGGCCTGGACGAGCCGGCTCCGCGACTTCCTCGATGTGTACGGCCACCGCATCGAGGGCGTCTGCGATGTCGCACTGCCGAGCTGGATCGAGGACCCCGCACCCGTGCTCGGGATGGTCAGGACCCTCCTGCTGAAGGACACCGACCACGATTTCGAGGCGGCGCTGCGCCAGGCGCAGATCGAACGTGACACCGCGATCGACGCGGCACGCTCACGGCTGACCAGGCGGGAACAGGAGGCGTTCGACGCTGGCCTCGCCTCCGTACAGGCCGCGAACTTCCTCCGGTGGCAGGACGACCACAGCCACTACATCGACCTGCGGGTATCGCTGCCGATGCGCCGGGCCGCCCTGGGCATCGCGGAGAAGGCCGGCGCCGACCGTCCCGACGACACGCTCTTCCTGTTCTGGCCGGAACTCGACGCCGTGGCCTCGGGTGAGCGTGCGTACGGCGAGTTCCGCTCGATCGTCGAAGTACGCCGCCAGTACTTCGCCCACTGGCACGAACGGCGCGCGAGCATGCCCAAGGTGCTCGGCACCGTCCCCGAAGCCGTCGAGGACCCGATCCTGACCGAGATCTTCGGCCTCGACGAGCACTTTCTGCGCGTGGTCACGGCCACCGCCCGGGCAGGGGACGGGACCACGCTCACCGGCGTGCCCGCGGCGAAGGGGCGGGCGACGGGCGTCGCCCGCGTGCTCAGCGACGCCGGCGATCTGCATCGCCTGCGGCCGGGTGAGGTGCTGGTGTGCGAGTCGACCTCGCCCCACTGGACGCCGGCGTTCGCCGCGATCGCGGCCTGCGTCTGCGACAGCGGGGGCATGCTGTCGCACGCCGCGATCGTCGGCCGCGAGTACGGCGTGCCGACGGTCACCGCCTGCGGCCTGGCGACCGTGCTGGTCGAGGACGGCGACCGGGTCGAGGTGGACGGTGGACGGGGCACCGTCACCGTCGTCCGGGTGGGGGCGCCGGCAGGTGGGAGCGGCAGTTGA
- a CDS encoding substrate-binding domain-containing protein, with amino-acid sequence MKTPRSPRRRRSALGTALTAAVAVCLLVAGCSGSDGSQSESGARRSGLKVALVTHGAEGDEFWQRVRKGAEAAAAKDGIALTYASDPDGTGQAELVRDAIREGVDGIALTLAKPEAMKGPIAAAKAAGIPVVGLNSGIDAWRSEGVLQYFGQDESVAGRAVGAKLDELRAKRALCVIHERGNIALEARCAGVKKAFDGETEIFYGDGTDMDALTEAVATRLRLDSGIDEVITNGAQFALAAVTSVRQAGSKAHVATFDLNKDLVKAVQDGHVQFAVDQQPYLQGYLAVDALWLYKSNGNVSGGGVAPVLTGPAFVTKSNVATVAKLAAGGTR; translated from the coding sequence ATGAAGACCCCCCGTTCGCCCAGACGCCGCAGATCCGCCCTCGGCACCGCGCTGACCGCCGCTGTCGCCGTCTGTCTGCTGGTGGCCGGCTGTTCCGGTTCCGACGGCTCGCAGTCCGAGTCCGGTGCGCGGAGGTCCGGGCTCAAGGTCGCCCTGGTCACCCATGGGGCCGAGGGGGACGAATTCTGGCAACGGGTCCGCAAGGGCGCCGAGGCGGCTGCCGCCAAGGACGGCATCGCGTTGACCTATGCGAGCGACCCCGATGGCACGGGGCAGGCGGAGCTGGTGCGGGACGCCATCCGGGAGGGTGTGGACGGCATCGCGCTGACGCTGGCCAAACCGGAGGCGATGAAGGGGCCGATCGCGGCCGCCAAGGCGGCGGGCATCCCCGTGGTCGGGCTCAACTCCGGTATCGACGCCTGGCGTTCCGAGGGCGTCCTGCAGTACTTCGGCCAGGACGAGAGCGTCGCGGGCCGGGCCGTCGGGGCCAAGCTGGACGAGCTGCGGGCCAAGCGCGCCCTGTGCGTCATCCATGAGCGGGGCAACATCGCGCTGGAGGCACGCTGCGCCGGTGTGAAGAAGGCCTTCGACGGCGAGACCGAGATATTTTACGGCGACGGTACCGACATGGACGCCCTGACCGAAGCGGTCGCGACCCGGCTGCGGCTGGACTCCGGCATCGACGAAGTGATCACCAATGGCGCGCAGTTCGCGCTGGCCGCGGTCACATCGGTGCGCCAGGCGGGCAGCAAGGCGCATGTCGCCACCTTCGACCTGAACAAGGACCTGGTCAAGGCGGTCCAGGACGGACATGTGCAGTTCGCCGTGGACCAACAGCCCTATCTGCAGGGCTATCTGGCCGTGGACGCGCTCTGGCTCTACAAGTCCAACGGCAATGTGAGTGGTGGCGGCGTCGCCCCGGTGCTCACCGGCCCCGCCTTCGTGACCAAGTCGAACGTCGCCACGGTGGCCAAGCTGGCCGCCGGCGGCACGCGCTGA
- a CDS encoding sensor histidine kinase, with protein sequence MSSRTPAGPRRRLGSIRLSLILLALVPSVTLSAMWGVTTTQMFSEGLRLRSQTGLSRSTGAMGTDAALALQQERGLSAAWLASPHGSRAALEAQRRATDKAVAELVGQAEAIRQAPARIKNGMYSVVASVGSLEYYRGQVDKPTDITGEQALDQYTAIIDDQIHAYQELSQVDDGDLTSRAGPLVALEHAAELVSQEDTRLTLAWSSGTMDREAWNRFAQLVHTRRWLVEDQIVPSLEGSTKTRVEQILRSAEWRTLETVEDRVLAARDKTTGAQEITLPESRERWGAAIDKLSVEYSALIQQQTAELLDLSADRAHGLLLKATVLSAAGLAALVLCVGMSLRITRSLSLRLRGLRIATLSLAEERLPDVVARLERGETVDVESATPPLDYGTDELGQVAQAFNTAQRTAVHTAVELADTRRGFQKVILGIARQSQNLVNLQLSKLDALERRHQDPEVLQGLYELDSTASQLRRYEENLVIISGGQPRRSWTEPVALIDILRSAVGEVAEYQRVEVHTEEEVRLAPPAVADVIHLLAELIDNATAYSAAPSPVGVRAAMVAKGLVIEVEDRGLGMSEEDYSQLNALLAVAPQFDVVALGDDLRLGMFVIARLATRHGITVTLRSSPYGGTAAIVLVPHEIVVPEAADSRGARPAAPGTDGPERNAETPAPAAKPRRWKAPAEQNASRAGDSGRGVPRTREPGLAPLPRRVPQTSLAAELRGDVVPVVEDDHLDDFTAEQAASSLAGFQRGTSRARHDETREQDDGPEEATAPDGPDVRVPAAGSATSRDSTAFEQGGHSPSTSPADRT encoded by the coding sequence ATGTCTTCACGGACACCGGCAGGTCCCCGGCGCCGTCTCGGTTCCATACGGCTCTCGCTGATCCTTCTGGCCCTGGTCCCCAGCGTCACGCTCTCCGCCATGTGGGGTGTGACGACGACCCAGATGTTCTCCGAGGGGCTCCGGCTGCGCTCCCAGACCGGGCTCAGCCGGTCGACCGGCGCCATGGGCACCGACGCGGCGCTCGCCCTGCAACAGGAACGCGGGCTGTCGGCGGCATGGCTGGCCTCCCCGCACGGCTCCCGGGCCGCCCTGGAGGCACAGCGCAGGGCGACGGACAAGGCGGTGGCCGAGCTGGTCGGCCAGGCCGAGGCGATCAGGCAGGCGCCCGCCCGCATCAAGAACGGCATGTACTCGGTCGTCGCCTCGGTGGGCAGCCTGGAGTACTACCGGGGCCAGGTGGACAAGCCGACCGACATCACCGGTGAGCAGGCCCTGGACCAGTACACCGCGATCATCGACGACCAGATCCACGCCTATCAGGAGCTCTCGCAGGTCGACGACGGCGACCTCACCTCACGGGCCGGCCCGCTGGTGGCGCTGGAGCACGCCGCGGAGCTGGTCTCCCAGGAGGACACCCGGCTGACCCTGGCGTGGTCGTCCGGCACGATGGACCGGGAGGCGTGGAACCGGTTCGCCCAGCTCGTCCACACCCGGCGCTGGCTGGTCGAGGACCAGATCGTCCCCTCGCTGGAGGGCAGCACGAAGACCCGGGTCGAGCAGATCCTGCGGTCGGCGGAGTGGAGGACCCTGGAGACCGTCGAGGACCGGGTGCTCGCGGCCCGGGACAAGACCACCGGCGCACAGGAGATCACTCTGCCGGAGTCGCGCGAGCGGTGGGGCGCCGCGATCGACAAGCTGTCCGTCGAGTACTCGGCGCTGATCCAGCAGCAGACGGCCGAGCTGCTGGACCTCAGCGCCGATCGCGCGCACGGGCTGCTGCTCAAGGCCACCGTCCTGAGCGCCGCCGGCCTGGCCGCCCTGGTGCTGTGCGTCGGCATGTCCTTGCGGATCACCCGCTCCCTGTCCCTGCGGCTGCGGGGGCTGAGGATCGCCACCCTCTCCCTGGCCGAGGAACGGCTGCCCGATGTGGTGGCCCGGCTGGAGCGGGGCGAGACGGTGGACGTGGAGTCCGCGACACCGCCGCTGGACTACGGCACCGACGAACTCGGCCAGGTCGCCCAGGCGTTCAACACCGCACAGCGCACGGCCGTGCACACCGCGGTCGAACTCGCCGACACCCGGCGCGGTTTCCAGAAGGTGATCCTCGGCATCGCCCGGCAGAGCCAGAATCTGGTCAATCTTCAGCTCAGCAAGCTCGACGCGCTGGAACGACGCCACCAGGACCCGGAGGTCCTCCAGGGCCTGTACGAACTGGACTCCACGGCCAGCCAGTTGCGCCGCTACGAGGAGAACCTCGTCATCATCAGCGGCGGGCAGCCCCGGCGCAGCTGGACCGAGCCGGTCGCGCTGATCGACATCCTGCGCAGCGCCGTCGGTGAGGTCGCCGAGTACCAGCGGGTGGAGGTGCATACGGAGGAGGAGGTGCGCCTCGCCCCGCCCGCGGTGGCCGACGTGATCCATCTGCTGGCCGAGCTGATCGACAACGCGACCGCGTACTCCGCCGCCCCGAGCCCCGTCGGAGTGCGGGCGGCGATGGTGGCGAAGGGCCTCGTCATCGAGGTCGAGGACCGTGGCCTCGGTATGTCCGAGGAGGACTACTCCCAGCTCAACGCCCTGCTGGCGGTGGCACCGCAGTTCGATGTGGTGGCGCTCGGCGACGATCTGCGGCTCGGCATGTTCGTGATCGCCCGCCTCGCCACCCGCCATGGCATCACCGTGACGCTGCGCTCCTCTCCGTACGGTGGGACCGCCGCGATCGTGCTCGTTCCGCACGAGATCGTGGTGCCGGAGGCCGCCGACTCCCGGGGGGCCCGGCCGGCCGCGCCCGGGACGGACGGCCCCGAACGGAACGCGGAGACCCCCGCGCCTGCCGCCAAGCCCCGGCGCTGGAAGGCGCCCGCGGAGCAGAACGCCTCCCGCGCCGGCGACAGCGGACGCGGGGTGCCACGGACCCGTGAGCCGGGACTCGCCCCGCTGCCGCGCCGGGTGCCGCAGACCAGCCTGGCCGCCGAACTACGAGGAGACGTCGTGCCCGTCGTCGAGGACGACCACCTGGACGACTTCACCGCCGAACAAGCCGCCTCCTCCCTCGCCGGTTTCCAGCGCGGCACCAGCCGGGCACGGCACGATGAGACCCGGGAACAGGACGACGGCCCGGAGGAGGCCACCGCACCGGACGGCCCGGATGTTCGCGTTCCCGCCGCCGGATCCGCCACTTCCAGGGACTCGACCGCGTTCGAGCAGGGGGGACATTCCCCCTCGACCTCGCCCGCCGACCGCACATGA
- a CDS encoding roadblock/LC7 domain-containing protein yields the protein MTRPTPATHTRLDQLLTGLVERVAEVNQAVVLSEDGLVVSKSVGFPRDDAERLAATASGLMSLSKGVSMDFGGGPVRQALIELTHTYLILTSAGPGAHLVVLTGPGADVGVVAYQMNMLVKKIGEHLSAPPRAGADTSGDGE from the coding sequence ATGACACGCCCCACCCCCGCCACCCACACCCGGCTCGATCAGCTGCTGACCGGCCTCGTGGAACGGGTCGCCGAGGTCAACCAGGCCGTGGTGCTCTCCGAGGACGGACTGGTCGTCAGCAAGTCCGTCGGATTCCCGCGCGACGACGCCGAACGGCTGGCCGCGACCGCGTCCGGCCTGATGAGCCTCAGCAAGGGCGTCAGCATGGACTTCGGCGGCGGCCCGGTGCGGCAGGCGCTCATCGAGCTGACCCACACCTATCTGATCCTCACCTCCGCCGGACCCGGTGCCCATCTTGTGGTCCTCACCGGCCCGGGCGCCGACGTCGGCGTGGTGGCGTACCAGATGAACATGCTGGTGAAGAAGATCGGCGAACACCTGAGCGCCCCACCGCGTGCGGGTGCCGACACCTCCGGCGACGGCGAGTGA
- a CDS encoding DUF742 domain-containing protein codes for MNGGDAAGRLVRPFALTGGRTRPSRADFTLITMVTAVDPPPERAARPQPEHLRILRWCAEPTSVAELAAHLDLSVSVVVIMLCDLLEAGRISVHRPAPVSRTADLALLQKVRDGLGRL; via the coding sequence GTGAACGGAGGCGACGCGGCGGGCCGGCTCGTCCGGCCGTTCGCGCTGACCGGTGGACGGACCCGGCCCAGCCGCGCCGACTTCACCCTCATCACGATGGTGACGGCGGTCGACCCGCCTCCCGAGCGGGCTGCCCGGCCGCAGCCCGAGCACCTCCGGATCCTCAGGTGGTGCGCGGAACCGACCTCCGTGGCCGAGCTCGCCGCCCATCTCGATCTCTCGGTGAGCGTGGTCGTGATCATGCTCTGCGATCTGCTGGAGGCCGGACGGATCAGCGTCCACCGGCCGGCCCCCGTCTCCCGCACCGCGGACCTGGCCCTTCTGCAGAAAGTGAGGGACGGCCTTGGCCGGCTCTGA